In Juglans microcarpa x Juglans regia isolate MS1-56 chromosome 8D, Jm3101_v1.0, whole genome shotgun sequence, the following are encoded in one genomic region:
- the LOC121242057 gene encoding RNA-binding protein 2-like, translating to MADGYWNLRQQQQQQQHQHHHLLSSANLLKRPRSDYDLAPSVLPSGHEMHNYLVRDDDHGGPRAVKDTKTIGSAYDRYLQSAQLSSFTSGEASTLRGAGMGRVAGVGMPGLPIADPSVLGHPGAIGPDLAPNGRNVTVSGQPPLDATRPGRETQPLPPDASNTLYVEGLPSDSTKREVAHIFRPFVGYKEVRLVSKESKHRGGDPLILCFVDFANAACAATAMSALQGYKMDDDDPESNYLRLQFSRFPGPRTGSGSRGKR from the exons ATGGCGGATGGGTACTGGAATCTGCGgcagcaacagcaacagcaacagcaCCAGCACCATCATCTTCTCTCTTCTGCCAACTTGCTTAAACGACCTCGTTCTGATTACG aTCTTGCGCCTTCTGTGCTTCCTTCAGGTCATGAGATGCATAACTATCTAGTACGAGATGATGATCATGGTGGTCCACGGGCAGTAAAGGACACAAAAACAATAGGATCAGCTTATGATCGCTATCTCCAGAGTGCA CAACTTTCTTCTTTTACTTCTGGAGAAGCCAGTACACTCCGTGGAGCTGGGATGGGAAGGGTCGCTGGTGTTGGAATGCCTGGTCTTCCAATAGCTGATCCTTCTGTGTTGGGTCATCCTGGGGCTATTGGTCCTGATCTAGCACCGAATGGTCGAAATGTTACCGTTAGTGGTCAGCCTCCCCTTGATGCAACTAGGCCTGGACGTGAAACACAGCCTCTGCCTCCAGATGCTTCCAACACTTTATATGTTGAAGGGCTTCCTTCTGACAGCACAAAGAGGGAGGTAGCTC ATATTTTCCGCCCTTTTGTTGGATATAAAGAAGTGAGACTTGTAAGCAAAGAATCCAAACAC CGTGGGGGAGATCCTCTTATCCTGTGTTTTGTGGATTTTGCAAATGCAGCCTGTGCAGCAACTGCTATGAGTGCCTTGCAAG GTTATAAAATGGATGATGATGATCCTGAATCTAATTACTTGCGGCTGCAGTTTTCACGATTTCCAGGTCCAAGGACTGGCTCTGGATCTCGTGGTAAGAGATGA
- the LOC121242058 gene encoding G-type lectin S-receptor-like serine/threonine-protein kinase LECRK3, with protein MVSIFLYLLLITGFSAAIAQQRNSSISLGSSLSPNANPYWLSDSGQFAFGFYKKGDGFAIGIWLEKIRQKTVVWTANRDNPPLSRNVTLLLTNDGRLVLEQEQGQQTALTNALFSASYASMLDTGNFVLYNSSSNIIWQTFDAPTDTILPGQPLLAGNKLFSSSSETNHARGKFQLIMQHDGNLVQYPSDIPPKANDYAYWDSKTFDAGDNISLNLGRNGQLSLINHTGFNIKNLNGQGNTSHNFSLYRLTLDFDGILRLYSHGLNQDDDDWSIEWSPSSSNCDPIGLCGLNAYCTVQEQKAVCTCPPGFDFLDRGQPDLGCKRNSSTDGCTSKNGETVDTLQELESFEWEDNPYSTLSLTKTECRDDCLKDCECEAALFKDQHCRKQKLPLRYGRKRQGNASTTIFKVRFGSSNTTQVSKGRKKQQGMGVLFGGIALLAFALGILVITGILIYRCRVWEYKKIKNKGNDGLIEEVSLRSYTYGELEKATNGFRDEVGKGAFGTVFKGVIDNGKTVVAVKRLETVVAESEREFRNEMKAIGRTHHKNLVKLFGYCHDGTNRLLVYEYMSNGSLADFLFKSRRKPSWEEKTGIALNVARGILYLHDECENQIIHCDIKPENILMDEQKCTKIADFGLAKLLMPNQTRTYTGIRGTRGYVAPEWHRYLPITLKADVYSFGIMLLEIVCGRRNVDVDLPEEEVVLANWVFDCFEAGELDRLVKDEQVEMNKLERMVRVGLWCIQEEPSFRPTMKRVVLMLEGTVEIPAPPSPTPFSSAM; from the coding sequence ATGGTTTCCAtatttctttatcttcttttgATTACTGGATTCTCTGCTGCAATTGCTCAACAAAGAAATTCCAGCATTAGCCTCGGCTCTTCCCTCTCTCCAAATGCCAATCCATACTGGTTATCAGATTCTGGCCAGTTCGCTTTTGGCTTCTACAAGAAAGGTGATGGCTTTGCCATAGGCATCTGGTTGGAAAAGATTCGGCAAAAAACAGTCGTATGGACAGCTAACCGGGACAATCCGCCACTATCAAGAAATGTCACATTGCTTCTGACAAATGATGGCAGGCTTGTCTTGGAACAAGAACAAGGCCAACAGACTGCTCTAACTAATGCACTGTTCTCCGCTTCCTATGCCTCCATGCTCGATACTGGAAACTTTGTCCTCTACAATTCAAGTTCAAACATCATATGGCAGACTTTTGATGCTCCAACAGACACTATTTTACCTGGTCAACCTCTCTTGGCGGGGAACAAGCTATTCTCCAGCAGCTCTGAGACAAATCATGCAAGGGGAAAGTTTCAACTTATAATGCAGCATGATGGGAACCTGGTGCAATACCCGTCAGACATTCCACCTAAAGCTAATGACTATGCTTACTGGGACTCAAAAACATTCGACGCTGGAGATAATATCTCTCTAAATCTTGGTCGTAATGGTCAGCTTTCCCTAATTAATCATACCGGCTTCAATATCAAGAATTTAAACGGCCAAGGAAACACCtctcataatttttctttatatcgtTTGACATTGGATTTTGACGGAATATTGCGGTTATATTCTCATGGCTTGAatcaagatgatgatgattggtCAATTGAATGGTCCCCTTCTAGCAGTAATTGTGATCCTATTGGTCTCTGTGGCCTAAATGCTTATTGTACTGTACAGGAACAGAAAGCTGTATGTACATGCCCTCCTGGTTTTGATTTCTTAGATCGAGGACAACCTGATTTGGGCTGCAAGAGAAATTCCAGCACAGATGGTTGCACGAGCAAGAATGGAGAAACAGTTGATACTCTTCAGGAATTGGAAAGTTTTGAATGGGAAGACAACCCCTATTCTACTTTGTCATTGACCAAAACTGAATGTAGAGACGACTGCTTGAAAGACTGCGAATGTGAAGCCGCCCTATTTAAAGATCAGCACTGCAGAAAACAGAAGCTTCCGCTAAGATACGGGAGAAAACGACAAGGTAATGCCAGTACAACCATATTCAAGGTGAGATTTGGGAGTTCTAACACAACACAGGTAAGCaagggaagaaagaaacaaCAGGGAATGGGCGTCTTATTTGGCGGTATTGCACTTTTAGCTTTTGCACTTGGCATTCTAGTAATTACTGGTATTCTCATTTACAGATGTCGTGTTTGGGAATATAAAAAGATCAAAAACAAAGGGAATGATGGGTTAATTGAAGAAGTCAGTCTACGGTCATATACATATGGGGAGCTTGAAAAGGCAACTAATGGCTTCAGAGATGAAGTGGGTAAAGGAGCTTTTGGGACAGTTTTTAAAGGTGTCATAGACAATGGCAAGACAGTCGTGGCTGTGAAGAGACTAGAGACAGTGGTGGCTGAAAGTGAGAGAGAATTTCGTAATGAGATGAAAGCAATTGGGAGAACTCATCATAAAAATCTGGTCAAGTTGTTTGGCTACTGTCATGATGGAACAAATCGACTCTTAGTCTACGAGTACATGAGCAATGGTTCTTTAGCAGATTTCCTCTTCAAATCTAGAAGAAAGCCAAGTTGGGAGGAAAAAACTGGAATAGCTTTGAATGTAGCTCGAGGCATTCTCTATCTGCATGACGAGTGTGAGAACCAGATCATCCACTGCGACATCAAACCTGAAAACATACTCATGGATGAGCAAAAGTGTACAAAAATTGCAGATTTTGGTTTGGCCAAGCTGCTGATGCCTAACCAAACCAGGACATACACTGGGATCCGTGGAACAAGGGGATATGTTGCACCTGAATGGCACAGATACTTGCCCATAACTTTAAAAGCAGATGTCTATAGCTTTGGGATTATGTTGTTGGAGATCGTATGTGGTAGAAGGAATGTGGATGTTGATCTTCCAGAGGAGGAAGTGGTTCTTGCAAATTGGGTCTTTGATTGTTTTGAAGCTGGTGAATTGGATAGGCTGGTGAAGGATGAACAAGTGGAAATGAACAAGCTAGAGAGAATGGTTAGGGTGGGACTTTGGTGCATCCAGGAAGAACCATCATTTCGCCCTACAATGAAGAGGGTGGTACTCATGTTGGAAGGGACAGTGGAGATACCAGCCCCTCCTAGTCCTACCCCATTTTCAAGTGCCATGTAA